From Leptotrichia wadei, one genomic window encodes:
- a CDS encoding glycogen/starch/alpha-glucan phosphorylase — MEINKAELKDSILRELRRQYGKTLEEAHEFELYNAVSKVALDYAMEKWYNTKKTYAKKQVKQMYYFSAEFLMGRFMGNNLINLQINDVIRETLNELGVDINKIEDREMDAGLGNGGLGRLAACFLDSLATLALPGHGYGLRYKYGMFEQKIENGFQVEYPDDWTKYGDPWSIKRMDRVFEVKFGGQIEVHRDEFGKEYFKRVNTETVHAVAYDVPVIGYGNDTVNTLRLWEARSPEGFDLKLFNDQTYLQASAKAVQAEDISRVLYPNDTEKDGKLLRLKQQFFFTSASLQDIIRRYKSVFGNDFSKFAEKVAIQLNDTHPVVAIPELMRIFLDKEKLGWDEAWNICKNVFAYTNHTILSEALEKWDISLFQPLLPRIYQIIEEINRRFVAELQEKYPGDWERINKMSIIGNGQVRMAWLAIVGSHKVNGVAKLHTEILKNTELKEWNELYPEKFLNKTNGITQRRWLLKSNPELAALITELIGDKWITDLYELKKLEQYLDDDNILNRVSEIKLHNKEKLAKYIKDTTGIEVDPHSIFDIQVKRLHEYKRQLLNVLHIMDLYNKLKENPYLDVEPRTFIFGAKSAAGYRRAKGIIKLINAVAEKVNNDSEINGKIKVVFLENYRVSLAEKIFPSADVSEQISTASKEASGTGNMKFMLNGALTLGTMDGANVEIVEEVGLENAFIFGLSAQEVESYQERGGYNPFDEYNNVEGLKKVIDQLGDGTYDDNHTGIFKELQNSLLYGVDGSRPDVYFLLKDFASYREAQDRLQKQFKDKREWTRKALKNIANAGKFSSDRTIAEYAKEIWNIEPVEVEDYIVEDYIEK; from the coding sequence ATGGAAATTAATAAAGCTGAATTGAAGGACAGTATTCTTAGGGAACTGAGAAGGCAATACGGAAAAACTCTTGAAGAAGCTCATGAATTTGAGTTATATAATGCGGTTTCAAAAGTAGCGTTGGATTACGCAATGGAAAAATGGTACAATACTAAAAAAACTTATGCTAAAAAACAAGTAAAACAAATGTATTATTTCTCAGCAGAATTTCTAATGGGAAGATTTATGGGAAACAACCTAATCAACTTGCAAATCAATGACGTTATTAGAGAAACATTAAATGAATTGGGCGTAGATATTAATAAAATTGAAGATCGTGAAATGGATGCAGGACTTGGAAATGGAGGACTTGGAAGACTTGCGGCGTGCTTTTTAGACTCGCTTGCAACGTTGGCATTACCAGGGCATGGATATGGACTTAGATACAAATATGGAATGTTTGAGCAAAAAATTGAAAATGGATTCCAAGTGGAATATCCAGATGACTGGACAAAATATGGTGACCCTTGGTCAATTAAAAGAATGGACAGAGTATTTGAAGTAAAATTTGGAGGACAAATCGAAGTTCATCGTGACGAATTTGGAAAAGAATACTTTAAACGTGTAAATACTGAAACAGTTCACGCTGTGGCTTATGATGTGCCAGTTATCGGTTATGGAAATGACACAGTAAATACATTGAGATTGTGGGAAGCCAGATCACCTGAAGGATTTGACCTAAAATTATTTAATGATCAAACTTATTTACAAGCTTCTGCAAAAGCAGTTCAAGCAGAAGATATTTCAAGAGTATTATATCCAAACGATACTGAAAAAGATGGAAAACTGTTAAGATTGAAACAGCAATTTTTCTTTACGTCAGCTTCATTGCAAGATATTATCAGAAGGTATAAATCTGTATTTGGAAATGACTTTTCTAAATTTGCAGAAAAAGTGGCAATTCAGTTAAATGACACTCACCCAGTAGTTGCAATTCCTGAATTGATGAGAATTTTCCTGGATAAGGAAAAATTAGGATGGGATGAAGCTTGGAACATTTGTAAAAATGTATTTGCTTACACAAACCATACAATCTTGTCAGAAGCATTGGAAAAATGGGATATTTCACTATTCCAGCCATTATTGCCAAGAATTTACCAAATTATCGAAGAAATTAATAGAAGATTTGTTGCAGAATTACAGGAAAAATATCCTGGAGACTGGGAAAGAATCAATAAAATGTCGATTATTGGAAACGGGCAAGTTAGAATGGCATGGCTTGCAATTGTAGGTTCGCACAAAGTAAACGGAGTTGCAAAATTACATACAGAAATTCTTAAAAATACTGAATTAAAAGAATGGAATGAATTATATCCTGAAAAATTCCTAAATAAAACAAATGGAATCACTCAAAGAAGATGGCTATTAAAATCAAATCCAGAATTAGCCGCATTAATTACAGAATTAATTGGAGATAAATGGATTACAGACTTGTATGAACTTAAAAAACTGGAACAATATTTAGATGACGATAATATCTTAAACAGGGTTTCTGAAATTAAGTTACATAATAAGGAAAAATTGGCTAAATACATAAAAGATACTACAGGAATTGAAGTAGATCCTCATTCTATCTTTGATATTCAAGTTAAAAGGCTGCATGAATATAAGAGACAATTATTAAATGTGCTTCATATTATGGATCTTTACAATAAATTAAAAGAAAATCCATATTTAGACGTTGAGCCAAGAACATTTATCTTTGGAGCAAAATCAGCTGCTGGATATAGACGTGCTAAAGGAATTATCAAATTAATCAATGCTGTTGCTGAAAAAGTAAATAACGATTCTGAAATTAATGGAAAAATTAAAGTTGTATTCCTTGAAAACTACAGAGTTTCACTTGCAGAAAAAATATTCCCATCAGCAGATGTATCAGAACAAATCTCTACAGCAAGTAAAGAGGCATCTGGAACTGGTAATATGAAATTTATGCTAAACGGTGCATTAACTCTTGGAACAATGGATGGAGCAAATGTGGAAATCGTTGAAGAAGTTGGACTTGAAAATGCATTTATCTTTGGACTTTCTGCACAAGAAGTTGAAAGTTATCAAGAACGTGGAGGATACAATCCATTTGATGAATATAATAATGTGGAAGGACTTAAAAAAGTTATCGATCAATTAGGTGACGGAACTTATGATGATAATCATACAGGAATCTTTAAAGAATTACAAAATTCATTATTATATGGAGTAGATGGTTCACGTCCAGACGTGTATTTCCTATTAAAAGATTTCGCATCATACAGGGAAGCGCAAGACAGACTTCAAAAACAATTTAAAGATAAAAGAGAATGGACTAGAAAAGCGCTTAAAAATATTGCAAATGCTGGAAAATTCAGTTCAGACAGAACTATTGCCGAATATGCAAAAGAAATCTGGAATATTGAACCTGTTGAAGTTGAAGATTATATTGTTGAAGATTATATTGAAAAATAA
- a CDS encoding oligopeptide ABC transporter substrate-binding protein codes for MKKWKLIITFLVLIFAMSCSPGKKRSEMPGAKLNLSLFPIKTSNNEPAIEGGTLQVAIVKDDPLVGVFNEVLYTDSYDGNIISTFLSSSIFEVDENFEITDTGAATLKVDAKNKKAIIKIKDGIKWSDGQPLTADDVIYAYEVVGNKDYPGVRYTEESQKIVGMKEYHSGSAKSISGIKKIDDKTVEISFSQLGQSIYAVGNGLIGNALPKHYLKDVPIKNLISSDKIRVKPVTLGPYNLTKVSRGESLEFTANPYYYRGKPKINKTILQVVNSQSIVAALKAGKYDYVMSMPDSLYNNYKDLKNIETLGQQDLYYSYLSFKLGHYDKAKGENITDPNAKMADVRLRQALAYGINVEEIAQAFYFGLRQEATSSIPPVFKKYFPKDLKGYPYNPEKAKQLLDEAGYKDINGDGYREDKNGKPFEIKMAFMAGGDVAEPLAQNYIQSWKKIGIKAVLTSGRLLAFQNFYEKVEGDSKDIDVFFGAWGVGTTLDPTSSAGRKSQLNYSRFVSEENDRLMAEILGEKSLTVPNYKAEAFKNWQKYYIGQAVEVPLMYRYKLTPVNKRLKNVYIGYDAALKDEGIYKWELTAINPMR; via the coding sequence ATGAAAAAATGGAAGTTGATAATAACGTTTTTAGTGTTAATATTCGCAATGTCGTGCAGTCCAGGTAAAAAGAGAAGTGAAATGCCTGGCGCAAAACTGAATTTATCATTATTTCCAATAAAAACGTCAAATAATGAGCCTGCAATAGAAGGTGGAACTTTACAAGTGGCAATAGTAAAGGATGACCCGCTTGTTGGAGTTTTTAATGAAGTGCTTTATACAGATAGTTATGATGGCAATATCATTTCAACATTTTTAAGCTCAAGCATATTTGAAGTTGATGAAAATTTTGAAATAACAGATACTGGAGCTGCCACTCTTAAAGTCGATGCAAAAAATAAAAAAGCTATAATAAAAATAAAAGATGGAATAAAATGGTCAGATGGACAGCCTTTGACTGCCGATGATGTGATTTATGCCTATGAAGTTGTGGGAAATAAAGATTATCCAGGTGTGAGATATACAGAGGAAAGTCAAAAAATCGTTGGAATGAAGGAATATCATAGTGGAAGCGCCAAAAGTATTTCAGGAATAAAAAAAATAGACGATAAAACAGTGGAAATTTCATTCTCGCAATTGGGACAAAGTATCTATGCAGTTGGAAATGGTTTAATTGGAAATGCATTACCGAAGCATTATTTAAAAGATGTTCCAATAAAGAACTTGATTTCATCGGATAAAATTAGGGTAAAACCAGTAACATTAGGGCCATATAACCTTACAAAAGTTTCGCGTGGAGAAAGTCTGGAATTTACTGCAAACCCATATTATTACAGAGGAAAGCCTAAAATTAACAAGACAATATTGCAAGTGGTAAATTCACAGTCCATAGTAGCAGCATTAAAAGCTGGAAAATATGACTATGTAATGAGTATGCCTGATTCTTTGTATAATAATTATAAGGATTTGAAAAATATAGAAACTTTGGGACAGCAAGATTTGTATTATTCGTATCTGTCATTTAAATTAGGTCATTATGACAAGGCAAAAGGAGAAAATATAACAGATCCAAATGCCAAGATGGCAGATGTGAGATTACGTCAAGCTCTTGCTTATGGTATAAATGTTGAAGAAATAGCGCAGGCATTTTATTTTGGATTAAGGCAGGAGGCAACATCATCAATTCCACCTGTTTTCAAAAAATATTTTCCAAAGGATTTAAAGGGTTATCCGTATAATCCTGAAAAGGCAAAGCAATTACTGGATGAAGCGGGATATAAGGATATAAATGGAGATGGATACCGTGAAGATAAAAATGGAAAGCCTTTTGAAATAAAAATGGCATTTATGGCAGGAGGCGACGTGGCAGAACCGCTTGCTCAAAATTATATTCAAAGCTGGAAAAAAATAGGTATAAAAGCTGTTCTTACATCAGGAAGATTATTAGCTTTTCAAAATTTTTATGAAAAAGTAGAAGGAGATTCTAAAGACATAGATGTCTTTTTTGGAGCATGGGGAGTTGGGACAACCCTAGATCCAACTAGTTCAGCAGGAAGAAAGTCTCAACTTAATTATTCACGTTTCGTATCAGAAGAAAACGATAGACTAATGGCAGAAATATTAGGTGAAAAATCATTGACAGTTCCAAATTATAAAGCAGAAGCATTTAAAAACTGGCAAAAATATTATATTGGACAGGCGGTGGAAGTTCCGCTAATGTACAGATATAAACTTACTCCAGTAAATAAACGGCTAAAAAATGTATATATTGGCTATGATGCAGCATTAAAGGATGAAGGAATTTATAAGTGGGAACTTACGGCAATTAATCCGATGAGATAA
- a CDS encoding ABC transporter permease — protein sequence MSNNEILKGNNRKTEDFENIKKSDNKPTGISVITREILKDKLALASLIILVILFGIIFIGSLFANQDEIMKISLLDKYAIPMKEGFWLGSDSGGRSILGQLILGARNSIIIGFAITILTSGIGIFLGLIAGYYGKWVDNVIMRIIDFITILPTLMIIIVFVTIVPKYTITTFVLIMSAFYWVGSARLIRSKALSESKKDYVLASKTMGTKDLTIIFREILPNLSSIIIVELTLGFAGNIGIETGLSFLGFGLPLSTPSLGTLVGYAADPEVLSTKLWIWLPASILILIMMLCINYVGQALNRAADAKQRRG from the coding sequence ATGTCTAATAATGAAATTTTAAAGGGAAATAATAGAAAAACAGAAGATTTTGAAAATATTAAGAAAAGTGATAACAAGCCAACTGGAATTAGTGTTATTACAAGGGAAATATTAAAGGATAAACTGGCACTTGCTTCGCTTATTATTCTTGTGATCCTTTTTGGAATAATTTTTATTGGATCGCTTTTTGCAAATCAGGATGAAATTATGAAAATAAGTCTGCTTGATAAGTATGCCATTCCAATGAAAGAGGGATTTTGGCTAGGTTCTGACTCTGGAGGACGTTCGATATTAGGACAGCTTATATTAGGAGCAAGAAATTCGATTATTATTGGTTTTGCAATAACTATTCTAACTTCAGGAATTGGGATATTTCTAGGTTTAATAGCAGGATATTATGGAAAATGGGTGGATAATGTAATAATGAGAATTATTGACTTTATCACAATTTTACCGACACTTATGATAATCATTGTATTTGTTACAATTGTTCCAAAATATACAATTACAACTTTTGTTCTTATAATGAGTGCATTTTACTGGGTTGGATCAGCACGTCTTATTAGAAGCAAGGCACTTTCTGAAAGTAAAAAAGACTATGTTTTAGCTTCAAAAACTATGGGAACAAAGGATTTGACAATAATTTTCAGAGAAATACTGCCTAATTTAAGTTCAATTATAATTGTAGAATTGACACTGGGATTTGCTGGAAATATTGGGATTGAAACAGGGCTTAGCTTTCTGGGATTTGGGTTGCCGCTTTCTACACCGAGTCTTGGAACGTTAGTTGGTTATGCAGCAGATCCCGAAGTGCTGTCGACAAAATTGTGGATATGGCTTCCAGCTTCAATATTAATTTTGATTATGATGCTTTGCATAAATTATGTTGGTCAGGCTTTAAATAGGGCAGCTGATGCAAAACAAAGAAGAGGATAA
- the opp4B gene encoding oligopeptide ABC transporter permease, with the protein MWKTVLRRILVMIPQLFILSVLIFILAKLMPGDPFTGLITPQTDPAALEELRRKAGLLDPWHIQYVRWLKNAFSGNLGMSYTYNVPVKTLIGERAVNTFILSLLSLILTYCIAIPLGMLAGRYQNSMLDKCVTFYNYVSYAIPTFVLSLIMIWFFGYTLGWFPTTGSVTAGLHTGTFGQILDRIYHIILPAITYALLGTTWIVQYLRNEVIDAKNLDYVKTAKSKGVPENKVYSRHIFRNSILPIAAFFGYSITGLLGGSIFIEKIFSYPGMGGLFVNSIITRDYSVVTALILLFGFLTLLGSLLSDIILSIVDPRIRIE; encoded by the coding sequence ATGTGGAAAACAGTTTTAAGAAGAATACTTGTTATGATACCGCAATTATTCATACTTAGTGTATTAATCTTCATTTTGGCAAAACTTATGCCAGGAGATCCGTTTACTGGGCTAATTACACCGCAAACTGATCCTGCGGCACTTGAAGAATTGCGAAGAAAGGCAGGGTTGCTCGATCCTTGGCATATCCAGTATGTGAGATGGCTAAAAAATGCTTTTTCCGGTAACTTGGGAATGAGCTATACTTATAACGTTCCTGTAAAGACGCTTATTGGAGAACGTGCAGTAAATACTTTTATTTTGTCGCTGCTTAGCCTTATTCTGACATATTGCATTGCAATACCGCTTGGAATGCTTGCTGGACGTTATCAAAACTCAATGCTTGATAAATGTGTTACATTTTATAACTATGTGAGCTATGCGATACCGACTTTTGTGCTTTCGCTTATAATGATCTGGTTTTTTGGATATACACTTGGGTGGTTTCCGACAACTGGTTCGGTGACGGCTGGGCTTCATACTGGAACTTTTGGTCAGATTCTTGACAGGATTTATCATATAATATTGCCTGCAATTACATATGCATTGCTGGGAACAACTTGGATTGTGCAGTATTTGAGAAATGAAGTGATTGATGCTAAGAATCTGGATTATGTAAAAACGGCGAAAAGTAAGGGAGTTCCTGAAAATAAGGTTTATTCTAGACATATTTTCAGAAATTCGATTTTACCAATTGCAGCGTTTTTTGGTTATTCGATAACAGGACTTCTGGGAGGTTCGATTTTTATTGAAAAAATATTCAGTTATCCTGGAATGGGAGGACTGTTTGTAAATTCAATTATAACACGGGATTACAGCGTTGTTACTGCATTAATATTGCTTTTTGGATTTTTAACATTGCTTGGAAGTTTGCTTTCAGATATTATTCTTAGCATTGTTGATCCTAGAATTAGAATAGAGTAG
- a CDS encoding ATP-binding cassette domain-containing protein, which yields MSFIEVKDLKVHYPIRGGFFNKIIDYVYAVDGVSFTIEKGKTYGLVGESGSGKSTIGKAIIGLEKIKSGKIIYEGREIDRKFRNRRSEYNRNVQMIFQDSLSSLNPKKRVIDLISEPLRNFENLTPDEEKRKVSELLEIVGMNREDIFKYPHEFSGGQRQRLGIARAVATKPKLIIADEPVSALDLSVQAQVLNYMKDIQEQFGLSYLFISHDLGVVKHMCDYMFIMYHGRFVETGEKNDIYKNPEHFYTKRLIAAIPEIHPEKRTENKRRRLEIEREYLANEKKYYDENGRVFDLKKLTDTHFVAFKDKNLRNNENSEKGGK from the coding sequence ATGAGTTTTATTGAAGTAAAAGACTTAAAAGTTCATTATCCTATTCGTGGAGGATTTTTTAATAAGATAATTGATTATGTTTATGCTGTAGATGGAGTCAGTTTTACTATTGAAAAAGGAAAGACTTATGGACTTGTGGGAGAATCGGGATCTGGAAAGTCTACAATTGGAAAGGCGATAATTGGACTGGAAAAAATAAAAAGTGGAAAGATTATTTATGAGGGAAGGGAAATTGACAGAAAATTTAGAAATAGAAGAAGTGAATATAATAGAAATGTGCAAATGATATTTCAAGATTCGTTATCCAGCTTAAATCCTAAGAAAAGAGTAATTGATTTAATTTCAGAACCTTTGAGAAATTTTGAAAATTTGACGCCAGATGAAGAAAAAAGGAAAGTATCGGAACTGCTGGAAATTGTAGGAATGAACAGAGAAGATATTTTTAAATATCCACATGAATTTTCTGGTGGGCAAAGACAAAGGCTAGGGATTGCACGGGCTGTTGCGACAAAGCCTAAGCTGATTATTGCAGATGAGCCTGTGTCAGCACTTGATTTGTCAGTCCAGGCGCAAGTATTGAATTATATGAAGGATATTCAGGAGCAGTTTGGACTTAGCTATCTTTTTATTTCCCATGATTTAGGAGTTGTAAAGCATATGTGTGACTATATGTTTATAATGTATCACGGAAGATTTGTGGAAACTGGAGAGAAAAATGATATTTACAAAAATCCTGAACACTTTTATACAAAGCGGCTAATTGCGGCGATTCCAGAAATACATCCAGAAAAACGGACAGAAAATAAAAGAAGACGGCTAGAAATTGAAAGGGAATATTTAGCAAATGAAAAAAAATATTATGATGAAAATGGACGTGTCTTTGATCTGAAAAAATTGACAGATACACATTTTGTTGCTTTTAAAGATAAAAATTTGAGAAATAATGAAAATAGTGAAAAAGGAGGCAAATAA
- a CDS encoding ABC transporter ATP-binding protein, with product MEKAETLIEINNLITSFRIKDEYFPAVDNVSLKLGRNEILAIVGESGCGKSTLATSIIGLHNPNNTKLEGEINFEGRNLLKIGEEEYNKIRGNKIGMIFQDPLSALNPLMRIGDQIEEGMIYHTKLSKKEREERVLELLNHVGIKNAERIARQFPHELSGGMRQRVIIAIALSCKPEVIIADEPTTALDVTIQAQILDLLKTLQSEINAGIILITHDLGVVAEMADRVAVMYAGEIVEIANVKELFDNPKHPYTRSLLSSIPQLDSENEKLHVIKGIVPSITKMERTGCRFSKRIPWIKENEHEKNPKLHEVEEGHFVRCTCWKNFHFEK from the coding sequence ATGGAGAAAGCTGAAACGTTAATAGAAATTAACAATCTTATTACGAGTTTTCGGATAAAAGATGAATATTTTCCAGCCGTTGACAATGTTTCATTGAAACTTGGAAGAAATGAAATACTGGCAATAGTGGGAGAATCGGGATGTGGGAAAAGTACGCTTGCTACTTCCATTATTGGACTTCATAATCCGAATAACACTAAGCTGGAGGGAGAAATAAATTTTGAAGGTAGAAATCTTTTGAAAATTGGGGAGGAGGAATATAACAAGATTCGTGGGAATAAAATTGGGATGATATTTCAGGATCCATTGTCGGCTCTTAATCCGCTTATGAGGATTGGAGATCAGATTGAAGAAGGGATGATTTATCATACTAAACTATCTAAGAAGGAAAGGGAAGAACGTGTACTTGAGCTGTTAAATCACGTTGGAATAAAAAATGCTGAACGTATAGCAAGACAATTTCCACATGAATTATCGGGAGGAATGCGGCAAAGGGTTATAATTGCAATAGCGCTTTCATGTAAGCCTGAAGTTATTATAGCTGATGAGCCAACAACGGCACTAGATGTTACAATTCAGGCACAGATACTGGATTTGCTAAAAACTTTGCAAAGTGAGATAAATGCTGGGATTATATTAATTACTCATGATCTGGGTGTAGTTGCAGAAATGGCAGACAGAGTGGCGGTTATGTATGCTGGAGAAATTGTAGAAATTGCCAATGTGAAAGAATTGTTTGACAATCCAAAGCATCCTTATACAAGATCACTTTTAAGTTCGATTCCACAGCTTGACAGTGAAAATGAAAAGTTGCATGTAATTAAGGGAATTGTTCCATCAATAACTAAAATGGAGAGAACAGGCTGCCGATTTTCTAAAAGAATCCCTTGGATAAAGGAAAATGAACATGAAAAAAATCCAAAGCTGCATGAAGTTGAAGAAGGGCATTTTGTAAGATGCACCTGCTGGAAAAACTTTCATTTTGAGAAGTAA
- a CDS encoding DUF1858 domain-containing protein: MKEEFKSKYNLSGKTVIGDVIKKYPYIKEYMPMISPEYKKLLDPVQYMMMSRIANLNMIAERGELELDYLIMLMEAKIDEEENKKK; the protein is encoded by the coding sequence ATGAAAGAGGAATTTAAGAGCAAGTATAATTTGAGTGGAAAAACTGTAATAGGAGATGTTATTAAGAAATATCCTTATATTAAGGAATATATGCCGATGATTTCTCCAGAATACAAAAAACTTCTGGATCCTGTTCAATATATGATGATGTCTAGAATAGCAAATCTTAATATGATAGCAGAACGTGGGGAATTGGAACTTGATTATCTGATTATGCTGATGGAAGCTAAGATTGATGAAGAAGAAAATAAAAAGAAATAA
- a CDS encoding 5-methyltetrahydropteroyltriglutamate--homocysteine S-methyltransferase: protein MCTINAPHRHDTVGSFLRPERLKKARNDFEKGKIDKEELTKIENEEIKKIVDKQIELGYTSVTDGEFRRSYWHLDFFWGFNGIGHIHADKGYEFNGVVTRDDTAIVTGKISGENHPFVKHFIFLRDLVKDKKGVEARFTIPAPAQFYAELVREDKHVEALLKVYPNFEGLEDDIVNAYKTVINDLYNEGLRTLQIDDCTWGCLVDDNFIASFIEKSDRDKEVIRREFAERFLNINNRVFQNNPEDLVINTHVCRGNYASTWFGQGGYDKIADELFGKEDVNAYYLEFDTERAGTFESLAKVSGDKKVVLGLITSKNPTLEEKETVIARIKEASKYVPLDRLYLSPQCGFASTEEGNHLTEEQQWAKLRFIKEVADEVWGKK, encoded by the coding sequence ATGTGTACAATAAATGCACCTCATAGACATGATACGGTAGGAAGCTTTTTAAGACCTGAAAGATTGAAAAAGGCTAGAAATGATTTTGAAAAGGGGAAAATTGACAAGGAAGAATTGACAAAAATTGAGAATGAAGAAATTAAAAAAATTGTGGATAAGCAAATTGAACTTGGATATACAAGTGTTACTGATGGAGAGTTTAGACGAAGTTACTGGCATTTGGATTTCTTCTGGGGATTTAATGGAATTGGACATATTCACGCTGATAAGGGATATGAATTTAATGGAGTTGTAACTCGTGATGATACTGCGATTGTTACTGGAAAAATTAGCGGGGAAAATCATCCATTTGTAAAGCATTTTATATTTTTGCGAGATTTGGTAAAAGATAAAAAAGGTGTGGAAGCTAGATTTACGATACCAGCTCCAGCACAGTTTTATGCGGAATTAGTAAGGGAAGATAAGCATGTTGAGGCACTTCTTAAAGTTTATCCTAATTTTGAAGGTTTGGAAGATGATATTGTAAATGCTTACAAAACAGTAATAAATGATTTGTATAATGAAGGGCTTAGAACTTTGCAGATTGATGACTGTACTTGGGGATGTCTTGTTGATGACAACTTTATTGCTTCATTTATTGAAAAAAGTGACAGGGATAAGGAAGTTATTAGGCGTGAATTTGCAGAAAGATTTTTGAATATAAATAATAGAGTTTTCCAAAATAATCCAGAAGATTTGGTAATTAATACACATGTTTGCCGTGGAAATTATGCTTCGACCTGGTTTGGGCAAGGTGGATATGATAAAATTGCTGATGAACTTTTTGGAAAAGAAGATGTGAACGCTTATTATTTGGAATTTGATACAGAAAGAGCTGGAACTTTTGAATCACTTGCAAAAGTTTCTGGGGATAAAAAAGTTGTATTGGGGCTTATAACTTCTAAAAATCCGACTTTAGAGGAAAAGGAAACTGTGATTGCTCGTATAAAAGAAGCATCAAAATATGTTCCGCTAGATAGACTTTATTTAAGTCCACAGTGTGGATTTGCTTCAACAGAGGAGGGAAATCATCTTACAGAAGAACAGCAATGGGCAAAGCTTAGATTTATTAAGGAAGTTGCTGATGAAGTATGGGGAAAAAAATAA